TGCAAAAGATCACCGCTCCCACGAAAAGGGAAGCGGTTGATGCCTACATCCGCCAGGCTTCCCGGCAGTCGGATATTGATCGTGAAGCTTCCGATAAGGAGAAGACCGGTGTGTTTACCGGGGGCTATGCGATTAATCCGGTGAATGGCGAGCGGATTCCCATCTGGATCGCTGATTATGTGCTGATGACCTACGGCACAGGTGCCATCATGGCAGTCCCGGCCCATGATCAGCGTGATTTTGACTTCGCCCGTAAATATGGACTGGAAGTGCGGGTGGTGATTCAACCCGCCGATATTGAGCCACAGGAGGGTGCCACCATGCAGGCTTCCGTTCCTGCTATTGGTGACATGGTCAACTCTGGACCGCTAACCGGCACTCCTGGTAAGCAAGCGTTCAGTTCAGCTATCGAATACATTGAATCACGGGGTATGGGAAAAGCTGCCGTCAATTATAAGCTGCGCGATTGGTTAATCTCGCGGCAGCGCTATTGGGGTGCCCCCATACCGATGGTTTACTGCCAAACCTGCGGTTGGAACGCGGTCCCTGAAAACCAGCTGCCCGTATTATTGCCAGACGACGTTGAGTGGCAGCCCACCGGGGTCAATCCACTTACCATCCACCCGACCTGGAAGAATACCACCTGCCCGGTGTGTGGTCAGCCAGCTACGCGTGAGACCGATACGATGGATACCTTTATGTGCTCTTCCTGGTACCACTTACGTTACCTGAGCCCAAACTATGACCAAGGCCCCTTCCGCCAGCAGGATTACGGGTATTGGATGCCGGTGGATAACTATACGGGTGGCATCGAGCATGCCACCATGCACCTGATGTATACCCGCTTCTTCCACAAGGCACTGCGTGATATGGGCATTACAAAGGGTCCTGAACCGATGCTGCAGCTGCGTAACCAGGGGATTGTGCTGGGTGAAGATAGTGAGAAGATGTCGAAAAGCCGGGGTAATGTGATTTCACCCGATGAGCTGGTTGCCAGGTACGGCGCGGATTCAGTGCGCGCCTACCTGATGTTCTTTGCCCGCTGGGAGATGGGCGCGCCCTGGAGCAGCACCGGCATCGATGGTGCGTATCGCTGGTTACGCCGGGTCTGGATACTTTTCACGGACCCTGTTGAGAAAGGTAATCCTGATCCGGAGTTGCTTCGCGCATTACGCAGGAAGCTGCATCAGACATTGAAGCAAGTCACCCATGATTTCGAGGTGTTTGAGTTCAATACGATCGTCTCGGGTCTGATGGAGTTGCTCAATGAGATGTACCGGGCGCGTGAAAAAGGTGCTGCGGGTACGGTTGAATGGAACGAAGCTGTTGATGTTTATCTGCGGATGATGGCTCCCGTAACGCCACATATCGCTGAGGAATTGTGGGCTTTCTTGGGGAAACCCTACTCAATTCACCAGCAACCCTGGCCTGCCGTTGATTACGAAGCAGCAGCTGATGAGCTGATCACCTTAATCGTGCAGGTGAATGGCAAGCTGCGCGACCGTATCCAGGTTCCAGTGGGCATCTCTGAACAAGAAGCTGAAGCTGCAGCTCTGCAGAGCGAAGCGATCAGGAAATTCCTGGAAGGAAAGCCTCCCCTCAAGGTGATCGTCGTTCCCGGACGTTTAGTCAACATCGTTGTCTGATCCACGGGCTGCTCCTAACCAGGGCAGCCTTTTTTATTGCTGCACAGTCGTGATGTCATGTACTGGGGATTAGACGATTGTTCGCCCTTCAAGTATGAATGAACCATAATGTTTTTTTAAGGGTATTTTGTTAGAATAAGCTATGAAAGTTATATCGGTGTAATCGATATGAGTCATCTGTTGTTTAATAAAACGGGTAAGCGTACATGGGATTGGCTGGCAGTCGTTTTGCTAATCGTGTTGATGCAAGTCGCTGCAGCCCGTCTGGTTGCCACCTTATGGACCTTGGACTTGAACCTGGTGCTGGTTGTGACCTTTTTTGCCACCATCCTTGGTCTTGTCCTCGGGTTAAGCATGTATCGTGGTTTTTGGGTGGTGTTATTTACAATTACTTATGGTTGTATCGTTATTCCCTGGCAACTTGGCCTGACCCTCGACCCTGAATTAGGGTGGCCTTTTCGGCTAGTTAACCTGTGGGGTCGCCTCAATATCGTCTTCCAGGAACTGTTAGCCCGTAAACCGATTACCGATAACTTGCTTTTCCTGACTTTGATGGCTGTCTTATTCTGGTGTTTGGCCGCCTATGCCGGGATTATTTTAATACGTGAGGCAAACCCCTGGAAGGTCATCATCCCGGCAGGTATCGTTGCGTTTGTTATAAACACCTTTGACCCCCTTCTGATCGTACGTTCCATCTACCTCGCCGTGTATCTGTTGGTTGCCTTGTTCCTGGTAGCTCGCCTGGAGTTCGTTAAAAATACTGGCAGGTGGAGCGCCAGACATGCACATACCCCCTCGGATATGAGTTTTGAATTGTCTCGTGCGGCGTTGATTTTGTCATTTGTCTTGGTTTTCTTCGCCTGGAACCTGCCAGTCCTCTCCGATACACTTAAGCCGGTCTCCGACCTCTGGCATGAGACTTCTAAACCCTGGCTGTCCTTAAAAGACCGTTTTAGTTTCATGTTTGCCTCCCTCCAGGCTTCTGCCACCACGGTCGAGAACTTCTATTCTGCAACCTTGCCACTTGGTTTAGGCTCTCCACTCAGTGACCGGGTCGTGATGGAAGTGCAAGCCCCCAGGATTTCTCCCACAGGTACCCGATATTACTGGGAAGCCCGCACATATGATACATATAAAAATGACATGTGGTCTTCATCACAGCAGACCTCTCAAGACTTAAACGCTAAGAGCTCAAATCTTGCTCAGCCAGGTGTTGATGTCAGGAAAACCGCCATTTTTACATTCTTTCCATATGAAACCATCACCAATATTTATGCCCCACCTGAAGTGCTGTGGACCAGCCTTCCAACCCTGGCATATATGGAAACCAATCGGGATGGAACGGTTGATCTCAGCGCATTGATGAGCAAGAGTTACGTTCGCCCGGGTGAACAATACACCGTGCGCTCAGCCCTCGATTCTGTGACAGTCATCCAATTGAAAAATGCAGACACCGATTACCCCTCCTGGGTGACGGATGAATACTTACAGCTCCCCAGCGATATCACCCCCCGCACCAAGCAGCTGGCAAAGGATATCACAGCAGGCCTGACCAATCCGTACGATATGACCATCGCGGTTACTAATTATCTGCGCGCGAATATGAAGTACGACTTGAGTATCGATAATCCGCCAGCCAACCAGGAACGCATCGATTGGTTCCTGTTCGAGTATAAAAAAGGCTTCTGTAATTACTACGCATCTGCAGAAGTGGTCCTGTTGCGCTCCCTCGGCATTCCCGCCCGCATGGCGGTGGGATTTGCCCAGGGCCAGTCGGAGCAGGCACCTAAACAGACTTCTTCATCAGGTCTTAGCTCTACCAATGGCCCTGCTGGAGATACTACCACTTATGTGGTGCGCCAGAACAGCGCTCATGCCTGGCCCGAAGTGTTTTTCCCAAAAATAGGCTGGGTGATCTTTGAGCCCACGGTATCTCAAGCTGTCCTGTCCAGGCCATCTGGTGAAGACGTTGCCAGCTATGACATGATTGAGGCTGGCCGTGGGCGGGCGAACCAGGGATTACCCGAAGAGCTTGGCTCGGAACGCCAGCTGCCTGCGGATAGTTCAGCATCGGGGATAGCAAGCCCGCAAAGTTATTGGACTACGGGGAATATCATATTGTTTGTGGTTGCGCAAATTACCATTGGCTTAATCGTGATTTTAATATGGCAATTCATGCGTGGCTTCCGGCTGTACGCCTTCATGGAACGAGTTTCAATCGGTGTGCCTGAAACGATGGCGGAAGGATTGCGAATACTGGGGATTCCTCCACCGGATTTCCTGCTCAGCTGGATTTATTACTTGAAACTTCCCCCTGCATCCCGCTCATACCTGGAAATAAATATTGCCCTTGAGCGCCTGGGGATGAAGCTTTCGCCTCAAACTACACCATCAGAACGTGTAGAAATGCTCATCGCTGCTATCCCTTCCACGGTCGCACCAGCGCGCCGGCTGCTCAGCGAATACCATAGTTTGGTATATAGTTCCCATCCTGCGGATGCCGACCTGGCGCGCCAATCTGCCCAGGAGATTCGACGGCTATCCTGGCAACAATCCATCAAGAATTTTGTTGGTCGCATCAAGGCAATATTTAAACGCGGCTCACAGCCTGTGAAGGATGAAACTGCCGAGTTGAAATAACGCGGACAACAGCTGGTGGTCAGCACACCGTTTCCCACGAAACGATTTTTCTGCAGGCTTTGTCCAGAGGTATGATTGCTGGGACCCACCTAGACCGGGTTAGCCAATCCGGCGAAATTTTCTGAGAACAGGGCCGGTGTGCCCCCAGTATGCCAGAATAGGACCTTCTCTTCTCGCTTGAAGTATCCCTTGTGGATCAGGTCGATCATTCCGGCGGCTGCGCGGGCAGTATATACCGGGTCGAGCAACAGGCCTTCTTCTCGGGCGAACATACGGATGGCTTCTTCTTCGGCTGCCCCCATGACGCCATAACCTCCACCCAGATATTCTGCTGATACCAGGATTTCCTGGGGGGCAAAGTCCGTTTTCTCACAGAGTAAATCAGAGGTGTCGTTCGCCAGCGGAGCTACCTTCGCCTGTAGATCTGCTTCTGTTTCATCAACACTGATCCCAAGTACTTTGCCTTTGAAGTTGACTAACCTCGCCCCGCAGACTAGCCCTGCTTGTGTGCCCCCCGAAGATGATGCAAAGACGATCCAATCAGGTTTAAAGCCTTGGTCTCCAAGCTCTTTCATTGCAAAAGCATAGGCGCA
This Anaerolineales bacterium DNA region includes the following protein-coding sequences:
- a CDS encoding leucine--tRNA ligase, with the protein product MSELTIYNPTDIEPKWQARWEKEGLYQAEIDPSRTKFYALTMLPYTSGDLHIGHWYAMTPPDARARFKRMQGYNVVFPIGFDAFGLPAENAAIKKGIHPKTWTYANIEHMRKQLKSMGAMWDWQREMISSDPEYYRWTQWFFIQLYKHGLAYRKYSPVDWCPHCQTTLAREQVQGEDRHCERCDTPVIKKELEQWFFKITSYADDLLDYSTIDWPERVKTLQTNWIGRSEGASVIFHSEQEDPIEIFTTRPDTLWGATFMVLAPEHPLVQKITAPTKREAVDAYIRQASRQSDIDREASDKEKTGVFTGGYAINPVNGERIPIWIADYVLMTYGTGAIMAVPAHDQRDFDFARKYGLEVRVVIQPADIEPQEGATMQASVPAIGDMVNSGPLTGTPGKQAFSSAIEYIESRGMGKAAVNYKLRDWLISRQRYWGAPIPMVYCQTCGWNAVPENQLPVLLPDDVEWQPTGVNPLTIHPTWKNTTCPVCGQPATRETDTMDTFMCSSWYHLRYLSPNYDQGPFRQQDYGYWMPVDNYTGGIEHATMHLMYTRFFHKALRDMGITKGPEPMLQLRNQGIVLGEDSEKMSKSRGNVISPDELVARYGADSVRAYLMFFARWEMGAPWSSTGIDGAYRWLRRVWILFTDPVEKGNPDPELLRALRRKLHQTLKQVTHDFEVFEFNTIVSGLMELLNEMYRAREKGAAGTVEWNEAVDVYLRMMAPVTPHIAEELWAFLGKPYSIHQQPWPAVDYEAAADELITLIVQVNGKLRDRIQVPVGISEQEAEAAALQSEAIRKFLEGKPPLKVIVVPGRLVNIVV
- a CDS encoding D-cysteine desulfhydrase family protein; the encoded protein is MRAIPHIQLAHLPTPIESLPKLTSKLNGPKLFVKRDDLTGLAFGGNKTRKLEYLLAEAQAHGARTVITAGAVQSNHCRQTAAACARLNFECILVLSGDKPLQATGNLMLDQLFNARLVWTSRQERNSTLQQTFNDAWEAGRRPYLVPYGGSNSTGACAYAFAMKELGDQGFKPDWIVFASSSGGTQAGLVCGARLVNFKGKVLGISVDETEADLQAKVAPLANDTSDLLCEKTDFAPQEILVSAEYLGGGYGVMGAAEEEAIRMFAREEGLLLDPVYTARAAAGMIDLIHKGYFKREEKVLFWHTGGTPALFSENFAGLANPV